In Spirosoma sp. KUDC1026, the sequence GCATTACGACGAAACTTAATAACTGGTCGAGCTTCACGCTCGAAATGCACGATAAGGGCGTTGATTTTCAGAACTACGAAATTAGAGCGAGTTGGACGCTTGCTGATCAGGATACCGCGGAGGTGTTTGGGATCAGCACCGACTCGAAAGTATTAAAACTAGAGCGCCTGAGAGGACTGGACGCAGGACCCATTGTCTATTTTATCTCGTATTTCCACCCCCGCGTTGGCCTTACGGGCGATGAGGATTTTACCAAGCCTCTCTACGAAATGCTGGAAAAGGATCATCATACCGTAGTTGTTCTTTCCAAGGAAGAGATCAGCGCTACGTTGGCCGACGAATACCTCGCGACCGTTTTGCACACCGAGCCCGGCGACCCGATTCTGTTGCGCAAACGGATTGTGTGTGATCCGGGTGACCGGCCGGTTGAATACAACATGGGCTATTATCGAGCGGATCGTTTCACCTATGCCATTGATATAGCCCGTAAGTAATCTGCTTTTTTATTACCAATCTATTGCCCAAGTATAGCTAGGTAGTCAGTTGATTACCAGATCGTTTTTTTGTATTTATTAGTATGTCTATACATATAGACAAATAAAATATATGTTCTGTTTATGCCTCTTCCAACACTCCTGAAAATGAGTGTACATCCTAACCCTTTCCGACCTAAATAAGCATGGTTACCCTACCAAATCAATCTGTAAACAAAGTAAATAACACCTACCTGTACCTAGTCTGCCTGGTAGCAGCGCTCGGCGGTTTTCTGTTCGGTTTTGACACCGCCGTTATCTCAGGTACGGTGGGCCTGGTCAAAGGGGACTTTGATCTGAACGCGGTGCAGGAAGGCTGGT encodes:
- a CDS encoding GntR family transcriptional regulator, producing the protein MYRHLDKEMQLFTIDHSSPIPLHMQVETIMRELIESEEYQQGKLFPNEIDLAKRLGIARNTVRQAINKLVHEQLLIRKKGVGTKVAKNRITTKLNNWSSFTLEMHDKGVDFQNYEIRASWTLADQDTAEVFGISTDSKVLKLERLRGLDAGPIVYFISYFHPRVGLTGDEDFTKPLYEMLEKDHHTVVVLSKEEISATLADEYLATVLHTEPGDPILLRKRIVCDPGDRPVEYNMGYYRADRFTYAIDIARK